One genomic window of Candidatus Scalindua japonica includes the following:
- the exbB gene encoding TonB-system energizer ExbB → MELTKLFVDYGIIGFLIFMSIVSLSIAIERFLVYRNIRSDDFTKRKSLELALTRKIHLIATIGSNAPYIGLLGTVLGIMFTFYNIGEEGYMETGKIMTGLALALKATAIGLLVAIPSVALHNFLLRKAKVILMEWEIKNDGR, encoded by the coding sequence ATGGAATTAACTAAATTGTTTGTTGATTATGGAATCATCGGGTTCCTGATCTTTATGAGTATTGTATCTCTTTCTATTGCAATCGAAAGATTCCTGGTATACAGGAATATTAGATCAGACGATTTCACTAAGAGAAAATCACTGGAACTCGCGCTTACGAGGAAAATCCACTTAATTGCCACTATCGGCAGCAACGCCCCTTACATCGGTTTACTGGGTACGGTATTGGGTATAATGTTTACCTTCTACAATATAGGAGAAGAAGGGTATATGGAAACAGGCAAGATTATGACTGGACTTGCTCTCGCTCTCAAGGCCACGGCAATCGGCCTGCTTGTTGCGATTCCTTCCGTAGCCCTACATAACTTTCTCCTGAGAAAGGCAAAGGTCATCTTGATGGAGTGGGAGATAAAAAATGATGGAAGATGA